The following are from one region of the Klebsiella aerogenes genome:
- the alaC gene encoding alanine transaminase has translation MAEFSPERRFTRIDRLPPYVFNITAELKMAARRRGEDIIDFSMGNPDGATPPHIVEKLCTVAQRPDTHGYSTSRGIPRLRRAISRWYQERYGVDIDPESEAIVTIGSKEGLAHLMLATLDHGDTVLVPNPSYPIHIYGAVIAGAQVRSVPLVEGVDFFNELERAIRESYPKPKMMILGFPSNPTAQCVELDFFEKVVALAKRYDVLVVHDLAYADIVYDGWKAPSIMQVPGARDVAVEFFTLSKSYNMAGWRIGFMVGNKTLVNALARIKSYHDYGTFTPLQVAAIAALEGDQQCVRDIAEQYKRRRDVLVKGLHEAGWMVECPKASMYVWAKIPEQYAAMGSLEFAKKLLQDAKVCVSPGIGFGDYGDTHVRFALIENRDRIRQAIRGIKSMFRADGLLPAASKSSAENHE, from the coding sequence ATGGCTGAATTCAGTCCTGAACGCCGTTTTACGCGTATCGATCGTCTCCCTCCGTATGTTTTTAACATCACCGCCGAACTGAAAATGGCTGCGCGTCGGCGCGGCGAAGATATTATCGATTTCAGTATGGGCAACCCGGATGGCGCGACGCCGCCGCATATCGTCGAAAAACTCTGTACGGTTGCCCAGCGCCCGGATACCCACGGATACTCAACTTCCCGTGGTATTCCTCGTCTGCGCCGCGCGATTTCGCGCTGGTATCAGGAACGCTATGGCGTTGATATCGACCCGGAATCGGAAGCGATTGTCACCATCGGTTCGAAAGAGGGGCTGGCACATCTGATGCTGGCGACGCTCGATCATGGCGACACGGTACTGGTGCCCAATCCCAGCTATCCGATTCATATTTACGGCGCGGTTATCGCCGGGGCGCAGGTACGTTCCGTCCCGCTGGTGGAAGGTGTTGATTTCTTTAATGAACTGGAACGCGCGATCCGCGAAAGCTATCCGAAACCGAAAATGATGATTTTGGGTTTCCCTTCAAACCCAACCGCCCAGTGCGTTGAGCTGGATTTCTTCGAGAAAGTGGTGGCGCTGGCGAAGCGCTACGATGTGCTGGTGGTGCATGATTTGGCTTATGCCGACATCGTCTATGATGGCTGGAAGGCGCCGTCGATTATGCAGGTGCCCGGTGCGCGCGACGTAGCCGTTGAATTCTTTACCCTCTCGAAAAGCTATAATATGGCCGGCTGGCGGATTGGTTTTATGGTCGGTAATAAAACGCTGGTTAACGCGCTGGCGCGCATCAAAAGTTACCACGACTATGGTACCTTCACGCCGCTGCAGGTAGCTGCTATCGCCGCGCTGGAAGGCGATCAGCAATGCGTGCGCGATATCGCGGAGCAGTATAAGCGCCGTCGTGACGTGCTGGTGAAGGGGCTGCACGAAGCGGGTTGGATGGTCGAATGTCCGAAAGCCTCAATGTACGTGTGGGCCAAAATTCCTGAGCAGTATGCGGCGATGGGCTCGCTGGAGTTCGCCAAAAAACTACTGCAGGACGCGAAGGTGTGCGTTTCGCCGGGAATTGGCTTTGGCGACTATGGCGATACTCACGTACGTTTTGCCTTAATCGAAAACCGCGACCGGATCCGTCAGGCTATCCGCGGTATTAAATCGATGTTCCGCGCCGATGGGTTACTACCGGCGGCCAGTAAATCGTCGGCTGAAAACCACGAATAA
- a CDS encoding sensor histidine kinase — translation MHDIFTMLLAVFDRAALMLICLFFLIRLRLFRELLHKSAHTPRELLAVTAIFSMFALFSTWSGVPVEGSLVNVRIIAVMSGGILFGPWVGAIVGAIAGVHRYLIDIDGVTAIPCFITSIVAGLLSGLINRKIPKAQRWKVGILAGMLCETLTMILVVLWAPTLALGVDIVSKIGIPMILGSICIGFIVLLVQSVEGEKEASAARQAKLALDIANKTLPLFRHVNSESLRQVCDIIRRDINADAVAITTTDRVLAYVGYGENNYHNRNNDISPTTRQAIESDTIIIKNNDEAYRTPEIHSMLVIPLREKGVVTGTLKIYYCHAHRITSSLQEMAIGLSQIISTQLEVSRAEQLREMANKAELRALQSKINPHFLFNALNAISSSIRMNPDTARQLIFNLSRYLRYNIELKDDEQIDIKRELYQIKDYIAIEQARFGDKLTVIYDIDEDVSCVIPSLLIQPLVENAIVHGIQPCRGKGVVTIAINECGNRVRISVRDTGNGIDPAVVARVEADEMPGNKIGLLNVHHRVKLLYGEGLHIRRLTPGTEIAFYVPNLHAPATEPVSLLP, via the coding sequence ATGCACGATATCTTTACTATGCTGCTGGCGGTTTTTGACCGCGCGGCATTAATGCTCATTTGCCTTTTTTTCCTCATCCGCTTGCGCCTGTTTCGCGAGCTGCTGCATAAATCCGCGCATACCCCCCGCGAGCTGCTGGCCGTTACCGCTATCTTTTCCATGTTTGCGCTATTCAGCACCTGGTCCGGCGTTCCGGTAGAAGGCTCGCTGGTCAACGTACGTATTATCGCGGTGATGTCCGGTGGGATTCTGTTCGGACCGTGGGTCGGGGCAATCGTCGGGGCGATTGCCGGCGTGCATCGCTACCTCATTGATATCGATGGTGTTACCGCCATCCCTTGTTTTATCACCAGTATCGTCGCCGGGCTGCTTTCCGGGCTGATTAACCGCAAAATCCCCAAAGCGCAGCGCTGGAAGGTTGGTATTCTGGCGGGCATGCTGTGCGAAACCCTGACGATGATCCTCGTGGTGTTGTGGGCACCGACGCTGGCGCTGGGGGTAGATATCGTCTCTAAAATCGGCATTCCAATGATCCTCGGTAGCATTTGTATCGGGTTTATTGTCCTGCTGGTACAGAGCGTTGAAGGGGAGAAAGAGGCCAGCGCAGCACGCCAGGCGAAGCTGGCACTGGATATCGCCAACAAAACGCTGCCGCTGTTCCGCCACGTCAATAGCGAGTCGCTACGCCAGGTGTGCGATATTATTCGCCGCGATATCAATGCCGACGCGGTAGCGATTACCACAACTGACCGCGTGCTGGCCTATGTTGGTTACGGTGAAAATAATTATCACAACCGCAATAATGACATCAGCCCAACCACCCGTCAGGCGATTGAAAGCGATACCATCATCATTAAAAATAACGATGAGGCCTACAGGACGCCGGAAATCCACTCAATGCTGGTGATCCCGCTGCGCGAGAAAGGCGTGGTGACTGGCACGCTAAAAATTTACTACTGCCACGCGCATCGAATAACTTCCTCATTGCAGGAGATGGCGATCGGCTTGTCGCAGATTATCTCCACCCAGTTAGAAGTCTCACGCGCCGAGCAGTTGCGTGAAATGGCGAATAAGGCTGAACTACGCGCGCTACAGAGTAAAATTAATCCTCATTTCCTGTTTAATGCCCTTAACGCCATCTCCTCATCTATTCGCATGAATCCGGACACCGCGCGCCAGCTAATTTTCAATTTGTCGCGCTATCTGCGTTACAACATCGAGTTAAAAGATGATGAGCAGATAGACATCAAGCGAGAGCTGTACCAAATTAAGGATTATATTGCGATCGAGCAGGCACGCTTCGGCGACAAGCTGACGGTCATTTATGATATTGACGAGGACGTTAGCTGCGTCATCCCCAGTCTGCTGATTCAGCCGCTGGTAGAAAACGCCATCGTCCACGGTATTCAGCCCTGTCGGGGTAAAGGCGTGGTGACCATTGCCATCAACGAATGCGGAAATCGGGTACGCATCAGCGTGCGCGATACCGGTAACGGCATTGACCCGGCAGTCGTCGCCCGCGTCGAGGCCGACGAGATGCCAGGTAATAAAATTGGCCTACTCAACGTCCATCACCGGGTAAAATTGCTGTATGGCGAAGGGCTGCATATCCGCCGTTTAACGCCAGGAACCGAGATTGCTTTCTACGTTCCCAACCTGCACGCCCCGGCGACTGAACCGGTGTCTCTGTTGCCATGA
- the cynR gene encoding transcriptional regulator CynR — protein MLLRHLSYFIAVAEHRGFTRAAAALHVSQPALSQQIRQLEENLGVALFDRSGRTTRLTDAGVVWLSYAQRVLRDLEEGKRALYEVENLQRGTLRVAMTPTFTNWFIGPLIADFYQRYPGISLTLREMDQDRMEALLLNDELDVGIAFGDTPSRDIVSQPLLIETLALVVNRQHPLASTHQANLSVLNQEALILLSAEFATRAQIDRNCRQHGIQPKVQMEANSISAVLNVVQRTGLATLLPAAIVREYDDLVALELTPTLLERTASLLQRKEAWQSAAAREFIAMARQAATRVSD, from the coding sequence ATGCTGCTGCGTCATCTCTCCTACTTCATTGCTGTTGCCGAGCACCGCGGCTTCACCCGCGCGGCGGCGGCCCTACATGTCTCACAGCCAGCGCTTTCACAGCAGATCCGCCAGCTAGAGGAGAACCTCGGCGTAGCGCTTTTTGACCGTAGCGGGCGTACTACGCGCTTAACCGATGCCGGGGTGGTGTGGCTTAGCTATGCACAGCGCGTATTGCGCGACCTCGAAGAGGGCAAGCGGGCGCTCTACGAGGTGGAAAATCTCCAGCGCGGTACGCTACGAGTGGCGATGACGCCGACATTTACAAACTGGTTTATTGGCCCGTTAATTGCTGATTTTTATCAGCGTTACCCTGGCATTAGCCTCACCCTGCGCGAGATGGATCAGGATCGTATGGAAGCGCTGTTGTTGAATGATGAACTGGATGTTGGTATCGCCTTTGGCGACACGCCGTCGCGGGATATTGTCAGCCAGCCGCTGCTGATTGAAACGCTGGCGCTGGTGGTTAACCGCCAGCACCCACTGGCTTCAACACATCAGGCCAACCTCTCGGTGTTGAATCAAGAGGCGTTGATCCTACTCAGTGCCGAATTTGCGACCCGCGCTCAGATCGATCGTAACTGCCGGCAGCACGGTATTCAGCCGAAGGTGCAGATGGAAGCTAATTCAATCAGCGCTGTGTTGAATGTGGTTCAGCGAACCGGGCTTGCGACGCTGCTTCCGGCTGCGATCGTTCGTGAATATGACGATCTGGTGGCGTTGGAGCTGACGCCAACGCTATTAGAAAGGACTGCCAGCCTGCTGCAGCGTAAAGAGGCATGGCAGAGCGCAGCGGCTCGCGAGTTTATAGCGATGGCACGGCAGGCCGCCACACGCGTGTCTGATTAA
- the ypdK gene encoding membrane protein YpdK — MKYFLMGISFMVIVWAGTFALMI; from the coding sequence GTGAAATACTTTTTGATGGGCATTTCTTTTATGGTCATCGTTTGGGCCGGTACCTTCGCCCTGATGATTTAA
- a CDS encoding LytTR family DNA-binding domain-containing protein — MKVIIVEDEFPAQQELSWLINTHSQMEIVGTFDDGLDVLKFLQHNKVDAIFLDINIPSLDGVLLAQNISQFAHKPFIVFITAWKEHAVEAFELEAFDYILKPYQESRIINMLQKLASAWQQQQQSGNVNVVSSAPRENDTVNLIKDERIIVTPVNDIYYAEAHEKMTFVYTRRESYVMPMNITEFCSKLPTAHFFRCHRSFCVNLNKIREIEPWFNNTYILRLRDLEFQVPVSRSKVKEFRQIMHL, encoded by the coding sequence ATGAAAGTCATCATTGTTGAGGATGAGTTCCCGGCACAGCAGGAACTCAGTTGGTTGATTAACACCCACAGCCAGATGGAAATCGTCGGTACCTTCGACGATGGTCTCGATGTGCTGAAATTCCTTCAACACAACAAGGTCGATGCCATATTTCTCGACATCAATATTCCGTCGCTGGATGGCGTACTGCTGGCGCAAAATATTAGTCAGTTTGCGCATAAACCGTTTATCGTTTTTATCACCGCGTGGAAAGAGCATGCGGTGGAAGCCTTTGAACTGGAAGCGTTTGATTACATCCTCAAGCCTTACCAGGAATCGCGGATTATCAATATGCTGCAAAAACTGGCCAGTGCCTGGCAGCAACAGCAGCAGTCTGGCAATGTTAACGTTGTCAGCAGCGCACCGCGTGAAAATGACACCGTTAACCTGATTAAAGACGAGCGCATCATCGTCACTCCGGTTAACGATATCTACTACGCTGAAGCGCACGAGAAGATGACCTTCGTCTATACCCGGCGCGAGTCATACGTGATGCCGATGAACATCACCGAGTTTTGCAGCAAACTGCCGACCGCGCACTTCTTCCGCTGCCATCGTTCCTTCTGTGTGAACCTGAATAAAATACGCGAGATAGAACCGTGGTTTAATAACACCTATATTCTGCGCCTGCGCGACCTGGAGTTTCAGGTGCCGGTAAGCCGCAGTAAGGTGAAAGAATTCAGGCAGATAATGCATTTATAG
- a CDS encoding cyanate transporter, whose translation MNQTQRNALTLLVLVLIGINMRPLLTSIGPLLPQLQQATGMSFTLVSLLTALPVIAMGVLALAGGWINRHMSENFSIALSLLTIGIGAILRELAPQSGLLLSSALLGGIGIGVIQALIPSVIKRLFHRRTPQVMGLWSAALMGGGGLGAAITPWLAQHSALWHHALAWWALPAVVALIGWLPLSKTLPAAPAVATAHAAPSVFRRRRAWTLGLYFGLINGGYASLIAWLPPYYMQLGYSAQFSGTLLALMTVGQTAGALVLPMLARHEDRRKLLMFALALQLLGFCGFIWLPQQLSLLWAISCGIGLGGAFPLCLVLALDHSPQPAVAGRLVAFMQGIGFIIAGLSPWLSGLLRSLSGNYQLDWEFHAVCVFVLMAITLRFVPARYPHQWRTPSTSAH comes from the coding sequence ATGAACCAGACCCAACGCAATGCGCTGACGCTTTTAGTGCTCGTGCTAATTGGTATCAATATGCGGCCGTTGCTGACCTCAATAGGCCCGCTGCTGCCGCAGTTGCAACAAGCGACCGGCATGAGTTTTACCCTGGTTTCTCTGTTAACCGCGCTTCCGGTCATCGCAATGGGAGTCCTGGCGCTCGCCGGAGGCTGGATTAACCGCCACATGAGCGAGAACTTCAGCATCGCGTTGAGTCTGCTGACGATAGGTATTGGCGCGATACTGCGCGAGTTGGCGCCGCAAAGCGGGCTGTTGCTTAGCAGCGCGCTGCTTGGCGGGATCGGCATCGGCGTGATTCAGGCGCTTATTCCCAGCGTGATTAAGCGTCTGTTTCATCGCCGCACGCCGCAGGTGATGGGACTATGGTCGGCTGCGCTGATGGGCGGAGGCGGTCTTGGCGCCGCCATCACTCCCTGGCTTGCTCAGCATAGCGCACTCTGGCATCACGCGCTGGCATGGTGGGCGCTACCTGCCGTAGTGGCATTGATAGGCTGGTTGCCGCTCAGTAAAACGTTACCCGCTGCGCCGGCCGTCGCAACGGCCCATGCCGCGCCATCAGTGTTTCGCCGTCGTCGTGCCTGGACGCTCGGACTCTACTTCGGTCTGATTAACGGCGGTTACGCCAGTCTGATCGCCTGGTTGCCGCCCTACTATATGCAGCTCGGCTACAGCGCCCAGTTTAGCGGCACGTTACTGGCGTTGATGACCGTCGGCCAGACCGCTGGTGCTCTGGTATTGCCAATGCTGGCTCGCCATGAAGACCGGCGAAAACTACTGATGTTCGCGCTGGCGCTGCAGTTACTCGGTTTCTGTGGTTTCATCTGGCTGCCGCAACAGCTGTCTCTGCTGTGGGCAATAAGCTGTGGTATCGGGCTGGGCGGCGCCTTTCCGCTGTGCCTGGTACTGGCGCTGGATCATTCGCCGCAACCCGCAGTGGCCGGTCGGCTGGTAGCCTTTATGCAGGGTATCGGCTTTATTATCGCCGGGCTATCGCCGTGGCTTTCCGGGTTGTTACGCAGCCTGAGCGGAAACTACCAGTTGGACTGGGAATTCCATGCCGTATGCGTTTTTGTTCTGATGGCGATTACCTTGCGCTTTGTTCCTGCACGCTACCCGCATCAGTGGCGTACGCCGTCGACATCCGCCCATTAA
- a CDS encoding helix-turn-helix transcriptional regulator, with amino-acid sequence MKASELPADQQFFADLFSGLVLNSQRLGRVWFAPHPTSLPNGSLCLDLPRLDVVLRGEYGNQLHKDQHRLTEGEMLFIPARAANLPVSDKPVMLLSLVFAPAWLGLSFYDNRTASLLRPVRRIELPHLQRGEGEAILTALTHLSRSPQMQDVIQPLMLSLLHLCRSVVNIRPEAQRPRSEFLYQSMCNWVQDNYAQPLTRDSVAQFFNITPNHLSKLFTQHGTMSFVEYVRWVRMAKARMILQKYHLSIAEVAQRCGYQDSDYFCRLFHREFGLTPGEYGARFKA; translated from the coding sequence ATGAAAGCATCGGAACTACCAGCAGACCAACAGTTTTTTGCCGATCTGTTCAGCGGCCTGGTGCTCAATTCACAGCGGCTAGGCCGCGTCTGGTTTGCCCCCCATCCCACCAGCCTGCCGAACGGCAGTCTGTGCCTCGACCTCCCGCGCCTCGACGTAGTGTTACGCGGCGAGTACGGTAATCAACTGCATAAAGATCAGCATCGCCTGACCGAGGGCGAAATGCTGTTTATTCCCGCTCGCGCCGCCAATCTGCCAGTGAGCGATAAACCGGTGATGTTGTTAAGCCTGGTTTTTGCTCCGGCCTGGCTGGGGCTTTCGTTCTACGATAACCGCACCGCCTCCCTGCTCCGCCCGGTTCGTCGTATCGAACTTCCGCATCTACAGCGCGGCGAAGGCGAAGCCATCCTCACCGCCCTTACCCATCTGAGCCGCTCGCCGCAGATGCAGGATGTTATTCAACCGCTGATGCTCAGCCTGCTGCACCTGTGCCGGAGCGTCGTTAATATCCGCCCGGAAGCGCAACGCCCGCGTTCAGAATTTCTCTACCAGAGCATGTGCAACTGGGTCCAGGACAACTATGCGCAGCCGCTCACCCGCGACAGCGTGGCACAGTTTTTTAATATCACGCCCAACCATCTCTCAAAGCTGTTTACCCAACACGGCACCATGAGCTTTGTCGAATACGTGCGCTGGGTGCGCATGGCGAAAGCAAGGATGATTCTGCAAAAATACCATCTGTCGATTGCGGAAGTGGCACAGCGCTGCGGCTATCAGGATAGCGACTATTTTTGTCGACTTTTCCATCGCGAGTTTGGACTCACGCCGGGAGAATACGGCGCACGATTTAAGGCATAG
- the ptsP gene encoding phosphoenolpyruvate--protein phosphotransferase: MLTIQFLCPLPNGLHARPAWELKEQCSQWQSDVTFINHRQNAQADAKSSLALIGTGTLFNDSCSLNITGGDAEQARRALEEYIHNRFIDSDSIQPTAAELAAHPLPRSLIRLNPDLLYGNVLAAGVGAGVLTLCKSDSLDIYRAIPASAEDTTRLEHSLATLAERLNLQLRERGGESKTILSAHLSLIQDDEFAGNIRRLMAGQQKGLGDAIITNMEQVCDKLLASASDYLRERVSDIRDISEQLLYITWPDRSPRNALVLDKPTILVAEDLTPSQFLSLDLQHLSGMILEKTGRTSHTLILARASAIPVLSGLPLAAIAGYAGLPAVLDAQCGVLAVNPNAAVSGYYAIAQRLAEKRQQQQARDAAQIALTKDNQRIDVAANIGTALEAPGAFANGAEGVGLFRTEMLFMDRDSAPDEQEQFEAYQQVLLAAEGKPVIFRTMDIGGDKNIPYLNIPQEENPFLGYRAVRIYPEFAGLFRSQLRAILRAAAFGNARLMIPMVHSLDQILWVKSELQKAAAALKQEGLRHAENISLGIMVEVPSVCYIIDHFCDEVDFFSIGSNDMTQYLYAVDRNNPRVSPLYNPITPSFLRMLQQIIRVAHDRGKWVGICGELGGESRYLPLLLGLGLDELSMSSPRIPAVKSQIRQLDASTCRELALKACECRSAQEIETLLNAFAPEKDVRPLLARENIFVGESFANKEQAIQFLCGNLGVNGRTEHPFELEEDVWQREEIVTTGVGFGVAIPHTKSQWIRHSSISIARLSQPIDWQSEMGEVELVIMLTLGADEGMNHVKVFSQLARKLVNKQFRQSLFAAEDANGILTLLESELVF; this comes from the coding sequence ATGTTAACGATTCAATTTCTCTGCCCGCTGCCGAATGGCCTGCACGCTCGCCCCGCATGGGAGCTGAAAGAACAGTGCAGTCAGTGGCAAAGCGATGTGACTTTTATCAACCATCGTCAGAATGCGCAGGCTGATGCGAAAAGCTCGTTAGCGCTGATTGGCACCGGCACGCTGTTCAATGATAGTTGCAGTCTGAACATTACCGGTGGCGATGCCGAACAGGCCAGGCGCGCGCTGGAGGAGTACATCCACAACCGCTTTATTGACAGTGATAGCATTCAGCCGACGGCAGCGGAGCTGGCGGCACACCCGCTGCCGCGCTCGCTGATTCGTCTTAATCCGGACCTGCTGTACGGCAACGTGCTGGCCGCAGGGGTGGGCGCGGGAGTGCTGACGTTGTGCAAAAGCGACAGTCTGGATATTTATCGGGCCATTCCCGCCAGCGCCGAAGACACGACGCGGCTGGAACACAGTCTTGCGACGCTTGCCGAGCGCCTGAATCTCCAGCTTCGTGAGCGCGGGGGGGAAAGCAAAACCATTCTTAGCGCCCATTTATCGCTCATCCAGGACGATGAATTTGCCGGAAACATCCGCCGTCTGATGGCGGGGCAGCAGAAGGGGCTTGGCGATGCCATCATCACCAATATGGAACAGGTCTGCGACAAGCTGCTGGCCTCCGCCAGCGATTACCTGCGTGAGCGGGTGAGTGATATTCGCGATATCAGCGAACAGCTGCTGTATATCACCTGGCCCGACCGCAGCCCGCGTAACGCGCTGGTGCTGGATAAACCGACGATTCTGGTGGCGGAAGACCTGACGCCTAGCCAGTTTTTAAGCCTTGATTTACAACATCTTTCCGGCATGATTCTGGAAAAAACCGGGCGTACCTCCCACACCCTAATTCTGGCTCGCGCCTCCGCTATTCCGGTGCTCAGCGGGCTACCTCTGGCGGCGATTGCGGGCTACGCCGGCCTACCGGCGGTGTTGGACGCGCAGTGCGGCGTGCTGGCGGTGAATCCCAATGCCGCAGTAAGCGGCTACTACGCGATAGCGCAACGCCTGGCGGAGAAGCGCCAGCAGCAGCAGGCGCGGGATGCCGCGCAGATAGCGCTTACCAAAGATAACCAACGCATCGACGTTGCCGCTAATATCGGCACCGCGCTGGAAGCACCCGGAGCCTTCGCCAATGGGGCCGAAGGGGTTGGATTGTTCCGCACTGAAATGCTGTTTATGGACCGGGACAGCGCTCCTGACGAGCAGGAGCAGTTTGAAGCCTACCAGCAGGTGCTGCTGGCGGCTGAAGGCAAGCCGGTTATTTTCCGCACCATGGACATTGGCGGGGATAAAAATATTCCCTATCTCAATATTCCGCAGGAAGAAAACCCGTTCCTTGGCTATCGAGCGGTGCGAATCTATCCCGAATTTGCCGGGCTATTTCGCAGCCAGCTGCGCGCTATTCTGCGTGCGGCAGCCTTCGGCAATGCGCGGCTGATGATTCCGATGGTACACAGCCTTGATCAGATTCTGTGGGTCAAAAGCGAGCTGCAGAAAGCCGCCGCGGCGCTCAAGCAGGAAGGGCTGCGGCATGCTGAAAATATTTCATTGGGCATTATGGTTGAGGTGCCTTCGGTCTGTTACATCATTGACCATTTCTGCGATGAGGTGGATTTCTTCAGTATCGGTTCCAACGATATGACGCAGTACCTCTACGCGGTCGACCGCAATAACCCACGGGTATCTCCGCTGTATAACCCGATTACGCCATCGTTCCTGCGCATGTTGCAGCAGATTATTCGCGTGGCGCACGATCGCGGGAAATGGGTGGGCATTTGCGGTGAACTGGGTGGAGAAAGCCGCTATCTACCGCTACTGTTGGGGCTCGGCCTTGATGAACTGAGCATGAGTAGCCCGCGGATCCCGGCGGTAAAAAGCCAGATTCGCCAACTGGATGCCAGCACCTGCCGCGAACTGGCGCTTAAGGCGTGCGAATGCCGGAGCGCACAGGAGATTGAAACGCTGCTGAACGCGTTTGCGCCGGAAAAAGACGTACGTCCGCTGCTGGCGCGAGAGAATATCTTTGTCGGCGAGTCGTTTGCCAACAAAGAGCAGGCGATTCAGTTCCTCTGCGGCAACCTCGGCGTGAATGGGCGTACAGAGCATCCGTTCGAGCTGGAGGAAGATGTCTGGCAGCGTGAAGAGATTGTCACCACCGGCGTAGGGTTTGGCGTGGCCATACCGCACACCAAATCGCAGTGGATACGTCATTCCAGTATCAGCATTGCACGTTTATCGCAGCCGATAGACTGGCAGTCTGAAATGGGCGAGGTGGAGCTGGTGATTATGCTGACGCTGGGTGCCGACGAAGGCATGAACCATGTGAAGGTTTTCTCACAGCTGGCGCGGAAACTGGTGAATAAGCAGTTCCGCCAGTCGCTGTTTGCGGCAGAAGATGCTAACGGTATTTTGACGCTGCTGGAGTCGGAACTGGTGTTCTGA
- a CDS encoding WbuC family cupin fold metalloprotein translates to MKQITISDMQQQSAAAAAAPRLRAHRNFHPELSDPVQRLAIAMEPGTYIRPHRHPHTFELLLPLSGRFVVLTFDGQGTVTQRVVLGEECTVLEMAAGTWHAVLSLDHGGIIFEVKHGGYQPVAEQDSAPWAPAEGAPGTAELMAWYAIAQVGDGGFTLQGHAR, encoded by the coding sequence ATGAAACAAATCACTATCAGTGATATGCAGCAGCAGAGCGCAGCCGCGGCGGCCGCGCCCCGTCTACGGGCGCATCGTAATTTCCATCCGGAATTAAGCGATCCGGTTCAGCGCCTGGCTATTGCTATGGAGCCGGGCACCTATATTCGCCCCCATCGCCATCCGCACACTTTTGAGCTGCTACTGCCGTTGAGCGGTCGGTTTGTGGTGTTAACCTTTGATGGGCAAGGTACTGTGACCCAGCGCGTGGTACTCGGTGAAGAATGCACAGTGCTGGAAATGGCAGCCGGGACCTGGCATGCAGTACTGTCGCTGGATCACGGCGGCATCATCTTTGAAGTCAAGCATGGAGGCTATCAGCCGGTTGCTGAACAAGACTCCGCGCCATGGGCGCCAGCCGAAGGCGCGCCAGGTACCGCAGAGCTGATGGCATGGTACGCCATAGCGCAGGTGGGGGATGGTGGTTTTACTCTCCAGGGTCATGCGCGCTAA
- a CDS encoding nucleoside deaminase, whose amino-acid sequence MSAHDNHLQHAITLAANNVVNGGRPFGAVIVRHGDVIAEAVNTLHQSGDPTAHAELNAIRDVSLRLGNAVLRECVIYASGQPCPMCLSAMYLTGVREVYFANSNQDGERFNLSTAAIYQQLQQPLDKQSLSIHHCPQPDGLALYQRWAGKA is encoded by the coding sequence ATGTCTGCCCATGATAACCATCTTCAGCACGCCATTACGCTTGCCGCCAATAACGTTGTAAATGGCGGACGCCCCTTTGGCGCCGTCATTGTGCGCCACGGTGACGTGATTGCCGAAGCGGTGAATACGCTACACCAGAGCGGCGATCCTACCGCGCATGCCGAACTCAACGCGATCCGCGACGTTTCTCTGCGCCTTGGCAACGCGGTATTGCGCGAATGCGTGATATACGCCAGCGGCCAACCCTGCCCGATGTGCCTGAGCGCGATGTATTTAACCGGCGTGCGCGAAGTCTATTTCGCTAACAGCAATCAGGATGGCGAACGCTTCAATCTCTCTACCGCCGCTATCTACCAGCAGTTGCAGCAGCCACTGGATAAACAGTCGCTGTCGATTCACCATTGCCCACAACCTGACGGCCTGGCCCTGTACCAACGCTGGGCAGGGAAAGCGTAA